From Mycolicibacterium nivoides, a single genomic window includes:
- a CDS encoding SDR family NAD(P)-dependent oxidoreductase yields the protein MDLQLTGKRAIITGGSKGIGLAIAHALAAEGVDVVLAARTQDTLEKAAAEVAERSGRRAIPVVTDTGDDESVKALVARAVEELGGVDILVNNASNQSVGSGFPGLAGTSDEDFWADVNIKVVGYLRTARAVAPHLAAQGWGRIINISGLGYRQTHSIVRSIRNVSVAALTKNLADELGPHGINVTVVHPGQTRTETKTPRYQAAANAAGLDVAEYEKQIANNAIGRVVEAAEVADVVAFLASPRSVSITGDAVAAGGGLLGTVNY from the coding sequence GTGGATCTACAACTGACGGGCAAACGCGCGATCATCACCGGTGGCAGCAAAGGCATCGGGCTGGCGATCGCACACGCCCTGGCCGCCGAAGGCGTCGACGTGGTACTCGCCGCACGCACCCAGGACACGCTGGAGAAGGCCGCCGCCGAGGTCGCCGAACGCAGCGGCAGGCGGGCGATCCCGGTGGTCACCGACACCGGCGATGACGAATCGGTCAAGGCGCTGGTGGCCCGCGCCGTCGAGGAACTCGGCGGCGTCGACATCCTGGTGAACAACGCCTCGAATCAGTCTGTGGGGTCCGGCTTTCCCGGCCTGGCCGGTACCAGTGACGAAGATTTCTGGGCCGATGTCAACATCAAGGTGGTCGGCTACCTGCGCACCGCACGGGCCGTCGCACCGCATCTGGCGGCACAGGGCTGGGGCCGGATCATCAACATCAGCGGCCTCGGCTACCGCCAGACACATTCGATCGTGCGCAGTATCCGCAACGTCAGTGTGGCCGCGCTGACGAAGAATCTCGCCGACGAACTCGGACCACACGGGATCAATGTCACGGTGGTGCACCCCGGCCAGACCCGCACCGAGACCAAGACACCCCGATACCAGGCCGCCGCAAACGCCGCGGGACTCGACGTCGCCGAGTACGAGAAGCAGATCGCCAACAACGCGATCGGCCGGGTCGTCGAGGCCGCTGAAGTGGCGGACGTGGTCGCATTCCTGGCCTCACCGCGCAGCGTCAGCATCACCGGCGACGCCGTCGCCGCCGGCGGCGGACTGCTGGGCACGGTCAACTACTAG
- a CDS encoding acyl-CoA dehydrogenase family protein codes for MTITAPASDKPVTIGSTDLDALLAYIDAGVVDRDDADRHPFEEFEVIRAARLGALRLPVTEGGGGATLTDLFRTVIALGEADPNIAHSVRNHFNFTESLLRQRNNADRRWLDEVKAGKLFGTSTTELSGKQAGRRNREFETTITDGPDGLRLTGTKFYSTGNLYADYLVVSSTGPDGDPVRAVVPADRPGVHVARDWDGIGQRFTGSGTTSYDNVAVERENLLSRGTLYGELPYSATFPQLYLTAVIAGILRRVTRDAAALVQGKQRTFYHAASERPVDDPILQQTVGLLSSQAFAAEASVTSAADALSDAYAAHGTSDEPDLSLRAALGAAKAKVVVDELALRAAGDLFDVGGGTAARRSSHLDRHWRNIRTLAAHNPRTYKARAIGAHELTGAPLPNGAFF; via the coding sequence ATGACGATTACCGCACCCGCCAGTGACAAGCCCGTGACCATCGGCTCCACAGACCTCGACGCGCTGCTCGCCTACATCGACGCCGGCGTCGTCGATCGTGACGACGCCGACCGCCACCCGTTCGAGGAGTTCGAGGTGATCCGGGCCGCCCGCCTCGGCGCACTGCGGCTTCCGGTCACCGAGGGTGGCGGCGGCGCGACGCTGACCGATCTGTTCCGAACGGTCATCGCCCTCGGCGAAGCCGATCCCAACATCGCGCACAGCGTCCGCAATCATTTCAACTTCACCGAAAGCCTTTTGCGCCAGCGAAACAACGCTGACCGCCGGTGGCTCGACGAGGTCAAAGCAGGCAAGCTGTTCGGGACCTCGACCACCGAGTTGAGCGGTAAGCAGGCGGGCAGGCGTAACCGGGAGTTCGAGACCACAATCACCGACGGTCCCGACGGTCTGCGTCTGACGGGGACCAAGTTCTACAGCACCGGCAACCTGTACGCCGACTACCTCGTCGTGAGCTCGACCGGTCCCGATGGCGATCCGGTCCGGGCCGTGGTGCCGGCTGACCGCCCGGGCGTGCACGTAGCGCGGGACTGGGACGGAATCGGCCAGCGCTTCACCGGGAGTGGGACGACCAGCTACGACAACGTCGCTGTCGAACGCGAGAACCTCCTGAGCCGCGGAACCCTCTACGGCGAGCTGCCCTACTCGGCGACGTTCCCGCAGCTGTACCTCACCGCGGTGATCGCGGGGATCCTGCGCCGGGTGACCCGGGATGCGGCGGCGCTCGTACAGGGCAAGCAGCGCACGTTCTATCACGCCGCCTCCGAGCGCCCGGTCGACGATCCGATCCTGCAACAAACGGTGGGACTGCTATCCAGCCAGGCTTTCGCGGCGGAAGCCTCGGTGACGTCGGCCGCCGATGCGCTCTCGGATGCCTATGCGGCACACGGCACCTCCGATGAGCCCGACCTGTCACTGCGGGCGGCACTGGGCGCGGCCAAGGCCAAGGTCGTCGTCGACGAACTCGCCTTGCGCGCCGCGGGCGACCTGTTCGATGTCGGCGGTGGCACTGCGGCACGGCGCAGTTCGCACCTGGACCGGCATTGGCGCAACATCCGCACGTTGGCCGCACACAACCCGAGGACCTACAAGGCCCGCGCCATAGGCGCGCACGAACTGACCGGGGCGCCACTTCCGAACGGAGCGTTCTTCTGA
- a CDS encoding MetQ/NlpA family ABC transporter substrate-binding protein, with protein MLAAVSIAAAMSGCSDDVPVTYPENASGDVLRIQVGGEGYRDVLDYVTKNHLAGDLRLELVDAAADANTQVAEGKTDLAFYQTQPAFLGNQQADDHSTLSIVSKVDVAPYALYSSKWKDLKPTEDWVNSNLVADKITGTSLPHGAEVAVPETKAGFARSLYLLQTVDLVKLDRPFGGLSVADLSVSDANVLESQRHLAIRGIDFTEYAEDIYHNYDAVVLDPTTASSIGLVPATDALAIEPGPGNPYSRVLVAPARLAGDARVSALAHALEGKEIAQYLSTTYHGKFISAHVPFEP; from the coding sequence GTGCTCGCTGCCGTATCGATCGCCGCAGCGATGTCGGGCTGCTCGGACGATGTGCCGGTCACGTACCCCGAGAACGCCTCAGGCGATGTCCTGCGAATCCAGGTGGGCGGCGAAGGCTACCGCGATGTGTTGGATTACGTGACGAAGAACCATCTGGCCGGTGACCTGAGACTGGAATTGGTGGACGCGGCCGCCGACGCCAATACCCAGGTGGCAGAGGGCAAGACCGACCTCGCCTTCTATCAGACCCAACCCGCCTTCCTCGGCAATCAGCAAGCCGACGACCACAGCACCCTGAGCATCGTCTCCAAGGTCGACGTGGCCCCATACGCCCTGTACTCGTCGAAGTGGAAGGATCTCAAGCCCACCGAGGACTGGGTCAACTCGAACCTGGTGGCGGACAAGATCACCGGCACGAGTCTGCCGCACGGTGCCGAGGTGGCCGTACCGGAGACCAAGGCCGGTTTCGCGCGCAGCCTGTACCTGTTGCAGACCGTCGACCTGGTGAAACTAGACCGCCCGTTCGGCGGCCTGTCAGTAGCCGATCTGTCAGTATCCGACGCCAATGTGCTGGAATCGCAACGACATCTGGCAATCCGCGGGATCGACTTCACCGAATACGCCGAGGACATCTATCACAATTACGACGCGGTGGTCCTGGACCCGACCACCGCGTCGTCCATCGGACTCGTCCCCGCCACAGACGCGTTGGCCATCGAGCCCGGACCCGGCAATCCCTACTCCCGCGTCCTGGTGGCACCAGCGAGGCTGGCGGGTGATGCGCGGGTGTCCGCACTCGCACACGCCCTGGAAGGCAAGGAGATAGCGCAGTACCTCAGCACCACCTACCACGGGAAGTTCATCTCGGCGCACGTGCCATTCGAACCGTGA